The DNA sequence CCTGATCCTGAACGCGCAGCACTGCGCCGACCTGCTGATCGCGGACCTGAGCTTCGCCCAGCAGTTCCACAACGCCAAGAAGGGCCTTATCAGCGAGAACTACTACGGGTTCCGCACCTACAAGTACACGAAGAACCCGCTGATCACGGCCGCTGGCCAGCGGAAGGCCTTCGGCTCGGCAGCAGTGTCCGGAGACCAGAAGGCGACGGTGGCCTTCCTGACGAGCCGCAGCTTCAAGGCGAGCGGTACCATGAAGTTCTACTACCGCGACGCGGCCACGAACCCCGAGATGCGGGAGAGCAACGCCGGTTACCGCTGGCATGCCATCGCCCTGCCGCTGAAGAACACGGGCTTTGCGGCCATCGCCAGCGCCAACATCTGAGCCTGAACGAACAGAGGTAGCACACCTGCAATAGCACACTTAGATGCGTGAATTGAAGCGATACAAGGAAGAGCTGGCCGTGATCGGCCTGCTCTCCTTGGTGCTCCTTGCCGTGAGGTGGGTGAGCGCCACCGTCTGGCCCACCACCGGCCAGTACGACCTGGCTGCGGAGACGGAGACCGTGTTCTGGGTGGGCCTCCGCCTGGTGATCTATACGTTGCTCACCTGGGTGGGCCTGCGCGTGGTGGCGCCACGGGCCTACAACTGGCTCAAACACGAGATCGTGGACCGCTTCGATGACCTCACCAGCGAGCAGAAGACGAGCTACAGCATGCGCATGTACGCCATCCTGTTCTTTGGCCTTATGCTGCTGGCCCTGGGTGGTTGCGCCAGCGCAGCCACGTGCGATGCCCGCACCTGTGTGGTGGAGAGCGCCAGCGCCGATGTGGGTGTGCGCGAGCTCACCGGCAAGAACGACGGCCCCGAGGTGGAACGCTACCTGGCCCACGTGGGCCTTGGCAAGGGCTACCCATGGTGCGCTGCATTCGTATCGTATCATCTTTCCACGTGCGGGGTACCCAATCCCCTGAGTGCATGGAGCCCTGCCTACGCTACTGCCGCGAAGCAGGTGTGGACGCCCCGTAAGGCGTCCCGCTCACCCCTCCCTGGTGACGTGTTCTCACTCTACTATTCGAACCTGAAGCGGGTAGGACATGTGGGCTTCGTTCAGGCCCTGGAGGGCAGGTACATAACCACCGTGGAGGGGAATACGAACGGCCCAGGAAGCCGCGAAGGCGACGGGGTGTATTCACGCAAGCGCGAACTCTCGAAAGTCCATGCCATTACCAGTTACATACCGGACGCGCCTGCTGCTGCTGGCCGTTCTGCTTCTGGCGCTGTTCGCGCTGGGCGCATGCAAGACGCCAAAGAGCATACAGCACACCGTGGTGCAGCGCGACAGCGTGGTGGTCTACTGGCTGCCCAGAGACACGGTGATCACCGTGCCGAGGGACAGCGTAGTGCTGCATGTGCATTTGCCACCACCTGGTCAGAACTTGCCGCCGGTGCAAGTGACCGCAGGCAATGCCACGGCCGAGCTGTCCATCCTGGAAGGCCTGGCCAAGGTGCGATGCCTGTTCGACAGCTTGGCCCTGGAGGTGAGGCTGTGGGAGCGGTGGCAGAGGGAGAGCTCCTATCACCAGGATCACCGGGTGGAAGTGATCGTGGAGACACGGACGCCCAAGTGGGCGTGGTGGACGCTGGCCTTGGCCTTACTGCTCACGTTGTGGCGCCTTTGGCCGCTGCTGAAACGATCGATCAAACCCCTTTGACCTGATGACGGCAGCGCAAGGCGCGGCGGCCTACTTCGCCGAGAATCCGGAGGTGGACAGCGTGCTGGCCACCAGCGATGGCAATGTGTGGCCGCTGGCCCAGCTGAGCCTGGCCACTCACCACGCCACGCGCAACAGCCTGGCGGCGCCTGGCACCGTGGATCGCGAGGACCTGGAGGAGGAGATCGCCGTGGCTGAGCTGATCCTGATGGCCATGGGCAGCCGCACAGACGCGAGCAAGGGCGTGACCAAGGTGGCCGTGCCTGTAGAGCCGGTGCAGCCCCCAACCTATGAACAGGCTCGCGCCGAACTAGCCACCGCACTGGGCATCGCCGCACTGACCGACCTGGACGAGAGGTACACGGAGGATGGTGTGGTGCTGCTCGCGATCGATGCGGTGATCGCCACCTGGTACCGCAGCGGCATGACCGTGGCCGCATGGGCCGCGCAGAGCAAGGCCGTGCGAGAAGCCGCCGTCGCGGCGGAGTTCCCTGACTTCATCACCCTGTAATGATCACCATGCACATCTCAAAGATCCATCTGGCCGCAGCCCTTGCTGTTTTCGCACAGTACGCAGATGCACAGGAAGTGTACGTGACCGATGATGGCAATGTGTGGCTGCCCGGTGCCAAGCACCTGGCGTACACCCATGCCAAGGCCAACAAGCTGCCAGCACCGACGCGCGTAGAGCGCAAGCATGCAGATGTGGTGGATGGTCTGCGGCAACTGCTGAAGGGCACCGACAAGGCCGCCGCCGACAAGGCTGCTGCCGACAAGGCCGCCGCCGACAAGGCTGCTGCTGACAAGGCTGCTGCCGACAAGGCCGCCGCCGACAAGGCTGCTGCTGACAAGGCTGCTGCCGACAAGGCCGCCGCCAACAAGGCTGGCAAAAAGGGCAAGTAACACCGCGCTCGAACGCGCATTGAACGACCGATAAATGAGCTTTCGCGGCCCAGAGATATTCAAGCTGAACGGCGGCCTCGGCCAGACCGCGCCCAGCGATCGCAACGTGTTCGGCTTGATCGTGGCCAATGGCTACGAAGTGAGCGACACCTTCGAGTTCGGCCAGGTCTACAGGCTCACCAGCATCGAGGATGCCGAAGCCCTTGGCCTGAGTCCAGCCTCCGACGCCAACAACGCCGATGACACCACGGCGCTCATTTGGTACAACATCGACGAGTGGTTCCGCACCAACCCGGACGGCACGCTCTACGTGTTCAACGGAGAGGAGGTGGCCACCGCCAACCTCTTCGCGGCCAACGGTCCGGCGAACGCCCTGCTGTCGGCCTCCGAGAATGGCATCCGTGGCCTGGGAATCATCTTCGGCTTCGACCCCGAACCAGCAGAGCCATACACCATCACCGGCGGCTTCGCGGATTTCGTTACCCAGGCCCGCAGCGCGGCGCAGACCTGGGTGGAGGCCCGCGCTACCGAGCACATCTACATTGATGTGGTGGTGATCGAGGGCGCCTTCGCCGCACCGGTGCTGGTGGACCAGAAGACGGCCGATGCGCCGCAGGTACATATCACGGTGGCCTGCGATCATGGCTACCTGGATGAATACGACGAAGCCTTTCTGCGTACCGCCTCGGTGGGCACCGCCCTGGCCGCCATCGGTGTGCGCATGCTGAGCGAGAGCATGGGCAGCGTGGTGCTTGAGCGATATCCGAGCGCCGCACGCGGTCGAGCCAACTACAGCCTGGTGGACACCCGCCGTGGCCGATGGATGAAGCCTGGCCTGAGCAGCGGCGTGCTGGTGGCCGACACCACGCAGAGCTACCGCGATGAGCTGACCGACAAGGCGTATGGCTACGCGGGCAGCTACGAGAGCTATCCAGGCGTGTACTTCAACGCCGACCCCACCTGCACGCTGGTCACGGACGACTTCAATACCATCCACATCAACCGGGTGTGGAACGAGAGCGCCCGGATGGTGCGCCGCGCGCTGATCCCCAAGATGAACAGCCGGGTGCGCATCGACTCGACCACCGGGCGCATCGCACCGGCCACCATCGCCGATTGGGATGCAGCGGCAAAGCGCCAGCTGGACACCCTGCTCGCCGAGGGCGAGATCAGCGACTACACGTTCAGCTTGGACCCCGAGCAGGATGTGATCGCCCAAGGCAAGGTGAAGACGCGGCTGCGCATCGTGCCGCAGGGCATCGCCAAGGAGATCGAGGGCGAGATCGGATTCACGAACCCAGCACAAGCCTAAGCCATGGCAGAGATCATCAACAACTTCGGGAAGGTCGCCGGTTGGAACAGCCAGCAGGCCGTGCTGTTCGGCCGCAAGCTGGTGGGCATCAGCAAGATCATGTACAAGGACACCAGCGAGGTGGAATCCGTGTACGGAGCTGGTAAGTACCCCATTGGTATTGGTGACGGCAACTACAGCGCCGAATGTGCCTTTACCATCAGCGATGAGGAGATGCGTGGCATCCTGTCCTCCTTGCCCCCCGGCCAGCGCATCCAGGACATTCCGCCATTCGATTGGCCGGTGCTCACCATCCGCAATGGCCGCGTGACCAAGGACGTGATCCGCAACGTGCAGTTCAAGGGCATCGGCAAGGAGGTCTCGCAGAACGACAAGAGCATCAACTACGAGACCGACACCCACTGCTCGCACATCGACTGGAACGTGCAGTAATCCACGCCAAGGCACCCATTCAAAACCCACCCCGCAATGGATACGAAGAAAGAGGAGAAGCGCCTGCCTGATGGCGTGACGCAAGAGCAGATGAACCAGCTTGCCCGCCAGCATGGACAGGTGTTTCCTGTGCGCGTGAAGAAGGATGGCAAGCAGTTCTGCGGCCTGTTCCGCAAGCCCAAGCTGAGCGACATGAGCGCTGCTGCTGCGGTGGGCATGAACGACCCCCTTGCCGCTGGCGACCTGGTGTACAACAGCTGCAA is a window from the Flavobacteriales bacterium genome containing:
- a CDS encoding CHAP domain-containing protein produces the protein MRELKRYKEELAVIGLLSLVLLAVRWVSATVWPTTGQYDLAAETETVFWVGLRLVIYTLLTWVGLRVVAPRAYNWLKHEIVDRFDDLTSEQKTSYSMRMYAILFFGLMLLALGGCASAATCDARTCVVESASADVGVRELTGKNDGPEVERYLAHVGLGKGYPWCAAFVSYHLSTCGVPNPLSAWSPAYATAAKQVWTPRKASRSPLPGDVFSLYYSNLKRVGHVGFVQALEGRYITTVEGNTNGPGSREGDGVYSRKRELSKVHAITSYIPDAPAAAGRSASGAVRAGRMQDAKEHTAHRGAARQRGGLLAAQRHGDHRAEGQRSAACAFATTWSELAAGASDRRQCHGRAVHPGRPGQGAMPVRQLGPGGEAVGAVAEGELLSPGSPGGSDRGDTDAQVGVVDAGLGLTAHVVAPLAAAETIDQTPLT